The following coding sequences are from one Anser cygnoides isolate HZ-2024a breed goose chromosome 10, Taihu_goose_T2T_genome, whole genome shotgun sequence window:
- the THUMPD3 gene encoding tRNA (guanine(6)-N2)-methyltransferase THUMP3 yields MAEAGPAGESPAEEAAAVIGATVPTGFEATAAAEVQEKLGSASRVSKDRGKIYFAVPARCLPQVHRLRSVDNLFVVVQEFKDYQFKESKEDALKDLEDLVKKLPWTDPLKVWELNNSLKKKKTKRKKHNQQSSASKEKLNDDGEEERTDQKDASEQEDCAQATEPASGQGTEETEETGAESQNGGDDTEQPEAKDELHGGSGGETKAGDGKKGEGDAKVLKFRVTCNRAGDKHSFTSNEAARDFGGAVQEHFQWKADMTNFDVEVLLNIHNNEVVVGIALTEESLHRRNITHFGPTTLRSTLAYGMLRLCDPQPTDIIVDPMCGTGAIPIEGAMEWPSCYHIAGDNNPQAVKRAANNICSLLKKNENKESSTSVGIPLDIIQWDICNLPLRTGSVDVIVTDMPFGKRIGSKKKNWDLYPACLMEMGRICTPGTGRAALLTQDKKCFAKALSRMGHIWRKSQTVWVNVGGLHAAVYLLKRTWERAEIRRSFW; encoded by the exons ATGGCGGAGGCGGGCCCCGCCGGGGAGAGCCCGGCCGAGGAGGCCGCGGCCGTCATCGGCGCCACCGTGCCCACCGGGTTCGAGgcgacggcggcggcggaggtGCAGGAGAAGCTGGGCTCCGCCTCGCGGGTCAGCAAGGACCGCGGCAAGATCTACTTCGCCGTGCCGGCCCGCTGCCTGCCGCAG gTCCATCGCCTGAGATCGGTGGATAACTTATTTGTCGTGGTTCAGGAGTTCAAAGACTACCAGTTTAAGGAAAGCAAG gaAGATGCTCTAAAGGATTTGGAAGATTTGGTTAAGAAACTGCCTTGGACTGATCCTTTGAAAGTTTGGGAGCTGAACAAcagcttaaaaaagaaaaagacaaaacgCAAAAAACACAATCAGCAGAGTTCTGCAAGCAAAGAAAAGTTGAATGAtgatggagaagaggaaagaacagATCAAAAAGATGCTAGTGAGCAGGAGGACTGTGCCCAAGCCACAGAACCGGCTAGCGGCCAGGGGACAGAGGAGACAGAAGAGACGGGAGCGGAATCACAAAACGGGGGCGATGACACCGAACAGCCAGAGGCTAAAGACGAACTGCACGGCGGTTCTGGGGGTGAGACCAAGGCTGGCGATGGCAAGAAAGGCGAAGGAGACGCGAAGGTGTTGAAGTTCCGCGTTACCTGCAATAGAGCAGGAGACAAGCACAGTTTTACATCGAACGAGGCTGCCAGAGACTTCGGCGGAGCTGTGCAAGAGCACTTCCAGTGGAAAGCTGACATGACCAACTTTGATGTAGAG GTTCTCCTGAATATTCACAATAATGAAGTAGTTGTGGGCATTGCATTAACTGAAGAGAGTcttcacagaagaaatattaCACATTTTGGACCCACAACTCTTCGTTCAACTCTCGCTTATGGCATGCTTAG acTCTGCGATCCACAGCCAACGGATATCATCGTTGATCCCATGTGTGGTACAGGTGCAATACCAATCGAG GGAGCTATGGAGTGGCCTAGTTGCTACCACATTGCTGGTGATAACAACCCACAAGCTGTAAAGAGAGCAGCAAACAACATCTGCTCTttactaaagaaaaatgaaaataaggagAG CAGTACCTCCGTGGGCATACCCTTGGACATCATTCAGTGGGATATTTGCAATCTCCCTTTGCGGACTGGTTCTGTGGATGTTATTGTGACAGACATGCCTTTTGGAAAGAG GATAGGGTCAAAGAAGAAGAACTGGGATCTCTATCCAGCCTGCCTCATGGAGATGGGCCGGATCTGCACGCCAGGGACGGGTAGAGCTGCGCTGCTTACGCAGGACAAGAAATGCTTTGCCAAG GCCTTGTCAAGAATGGGACACATCTGGCGCAAGAGTCAAACTGTGTGGGTGAATGTAGGGGGGCTTCATGCTGCGGTGTATCTTCTGAAGCGCACCtgggaaagagcagaaataagAAGATCATTCTGGTAA